A region of the Candidatus Methylomirabilota bacterium genome:
ACGCCGAGTCGACGCACGAGGGTCACCGCCTCGGCGTCCTCCATCCGCCACGGGACGGCGGCGGCGGTGACGACGGCGCAGGTGTCGAAGACGACGTGGGGAAAGCGCTCGGCCAGCGCCACCGCCTCGTCGACGTGGCCACGGCCGAGGTGGGCGAGGATCACCGGGAGCGCCGGGAAGGCCTCCAGGACGTCGGCGAAGGCGCTCGGCCGGGCGAGTGCATTCCACGCGCTCCGGCCGAGGAAGCCGGAGTGGAACAGAACCGGCAGCCCGAGCTCCTGGCAGAGCTCGTAGACGGGCCAGAGGGCCGGGGTGGCCGGGGCCAGGCGCTGCACGATCGGGTGGAGCTTCACCCCGCGGGCGCCTCCCTCGACGCAGGCCTCGAGCTCGTCGCGCAGCTCCCCCGGCGTCATCACCGCCGGGTCGAGGCCGATGAACGGGATGAGCGTGGCGTCCGCCCGCGCCGCCTCCAGGGTCCAGCGGTTGCGGCGGGCGAGGCGGCCGCGGAGCTCGTCCTGGAGGCG
Encoded here:
- a CDS encoding amidohydrolase family protein, with the translated sequence MDIVDIHTHTYPRPDLGRQAMQGDGWSPYAGTIPELREAMARGGIAAAVMANLTPIPDMRDAALARLPADLGAADRADAEGRLQDELRGRLARRNRWTLEAARADATLIPFIGLDPAVMTPGELRDELEACVEGGARGVKLHPIVQRLAPATPALWPVYELCQELGLPVLFHSGFLGRSAWNALARPSAFADVLEAFPALPVILAHLGRGHVDEAVALAERFPHVVFDTCAVVTAAAVPWRMEDAEAVTLVRRLGVERVCFGSDYPWFDPAADAARLATLPGLSEGERAAILGENARRCLTPSD